In the genome of Dioscorea cayenensis subsp. rotundata cultivar TDr96_F1 chromosome 1, TDr96_F1_v2_PseudoChromosome.rev07_lg8_w22 25.fasta, whole genome shotgun sequence, one region contains:
- the LOC120271569 gene encoding protein STAY-GREEN homolog, chloroplastic-like, with protein sequence MGFTSALCHLTPYSEMKTRSSSLIYGNKKPKRTTSTSPMARLFGPSIFEASKLKVLFVGIHEKKNKTTTLLPRTYTLTHSDVTSHLTLAISHTIHHPQLQGWYHWLQRDEVVAEWKKVRGEMSLHVHCHISGGHFLLNLFASFRHYIFSKELPVVLKAFVHGDESLFSTYPELEHALVWIHFHSNIPEFDRVECWGTLREAATAGRVGPNHNFSSESYSFSVWKRWCDGECCCCFPRSQSIIDMQLLNGIHEQP encoded by the exons ATGGGGTTTACATCAGCTTTGTGCCACCTTACACCATACTCAGAGATGAAAACAAGGAGCTCTTCATTGATCTATGGGAACAAGAAGCCAAAAAGAACTACTTCTACAAGCCca aTGGCAAGGTTGTTTGGCCCTTCAATCTTTGAGGCATCTAAACTCAAGGTCTTGTTCGTTGGCATCcatgagaagaagaacaagaccACTACTCTTCTCCCAAGAACATACACTCTCACTCACAGCGACGTCACTTCTCATCTTACTCTTGCCATTTCCCACACCATTCATCATCCTCAG TTACAAGGATGGTATCACTGGTTACAAAGAGATGAAGTAGTAGCCGAATGGAAAAAAGTGCGAGGAGAAATGTCACTCCATGTACACTGCCACATTAGTGGTGGTCACTTCCTCCTCAACCTCTTCGCCTCTTTTCGGCATTACATCTTCTCCAAGGAATTACCAGTAGTTCTCAAAGCCTTTGTTCACGGAGATGAGAGTCTTTTTAGCACATATCCGGAGCTCGAACATGCACTGGTTTGGATTCATTTCCATTCAAACATACCAGAATTTGATCGTGTTGAATGTTGGGGAACTCTCCGGGAAGCGGCTACCGCCGGCCGTGTTGGACCTAACCATAATTTTTCTTCGGAATCTTATTCATTTTCAGTTTGGAAACGCTGGTGTGATGGtgaatgttgttgttgtttcccAAGATCCCAAAGCATTATTGACATGCAATTGTTGAATGGCATTCATGAACAACCTTAG